A genomic segment from Pollutimonas thiosulfatoxidans encodes:
- a CDS encoding Bug family tripartite tricarboxylate transporter substrate binding protein codes for MHKISITTRRRFLSVLGAAAASQLVLPSVFAQGKFPSGPITIVVPFAPGGPTDASARVIARAMSVALGQPVVVENKPGAGGILGTTQVAQSAADGYTLLWGGTSSLAVAPALYANAKFSPETSFVPIGLSTRGSMILAGKASLEPNNIRELVAYAKNTPLDMGNGGNGTLAHLASEYFKELTGIQMLSIPYRGGAPALIDLLGGVIDTVFDNTSFLAQHIQSGKLKAYAVTGRQRHKDFPDVPTVAEVFGGDFEVYSWFGLFAPQGTPEQAISLLAEAMSEANSDPATQKTLTGAGLEPANVSRAEASKVVVGDYQKWSQIIDRAGVTVNG; via the coding sequence ATGCACAAAATTTCAATAACAACTCGACGTCGGTTCCTTTCGGTTTTGGGTGCAGCAGCAGCGAGCCAACTGGTTCTTCCTTCGGTATTCGCGCAAGGAAAATTCCCTTCGGGACCGATAACCATCGTGGTTCCTTTCGCACCGGGAGGGCCCACGGATGCCAGCGCCCGGGTGATCGCCCGCGCGATGAGCGTGGCGCTGGGGCAACCGGTTGTGGTAGAGAACAAGCCCGGTGCCGGCGGGATACTCGGAACCACCCAAGTGGCGCAGTCAGCCGCAGATGGCTACACCCTTTTATGGGGTGGCACCAGTAGTCTTGCGGTGGCGCCTGCACTGTATGCGAACGCGAAATTCAGTCCTGAAACTTCTTTCGTTCCCATCGGACTGAGTACGCGCGGATCCATGATCCTGGCTGGCAAGGCCTCGCTCGAACCGAACAACATCAGGGAACTGGTAGCGTATGCAAAAAATACTCCATTGGATATGGGTAATGGCGGTAACGGAACGCTCGCACACCTTGCATCGGAGTATTTTAAAGAGCTTACCGGCATTCAGATGCTGAGCATTCCCTACCGAGGTGGTGCTCCAGCACTCATCGATCTGCTGGGTGGGGTGATCGACACAGTCTTCGATAACACATCCTTTTTGGCGCAACATATCCAATCAGGAAAGCTCAAGGCTTATGCAGTCACTGGGCGTCAACGGCACAAGGACTTTCCGGACGTCCCGACCGTTGCCGAGGTGTTCGGGGGCGATTTTGAGGTGTACTCGTGGTTCGGACTGTTTGCTCCGCAGGGAACACCTGAGCAAGCGATTTCTCTCCTTGCGGAGGCTATGTCGGAGGCAAATTCTGACCCGGCTACCCAGAAGACATTGACTGGCGCGGGGCTCGAACCTGCAAATGTTTCCCGCGCGGAAGCCTCAAAGGTGGTTGTCGGCGACTATCAGAAGTGGTCTCAAATCATCGACCGTGCGGGTGTCACAGTAAATGGTTGA
- a CDS encoding SulP family inorganic anion transporter, producing MYLFHTFNREWLANPRADILAGILVALALIPEAIGFSIIAGVDPRVGLYASFSIAVIISLVGGRPGMISAATAAVAVVVVPLVRDHGVDYLFAATALMGVLQIAAGFLRLDLLMQYVSRSVVTGFVNALAILIFAAQLPQLMGVTWVTYAMVAAALAIIYLLPRFTRVIPSPLIAIVILTIVSIYGGLDVNTVGDMGELPSTLPSFLLPNIPLTWETLQIIFPYSLTMAAVGLLESMMTAQIVDDLTDTPSDKRRECKGQGIANFVTAFFGGMGGCAMIGQSVINVKSGGSTRLSTFVAGAFLLFLIVVLGPLVAQIPMPALVAVMIMVSIGTFSWSSVKNLRSYPWQSSVVMIVTVVVVVWTHDLARGVLAGVILSGLFFAGKVKQLFTVHTSLSSDGKIRTYFYVGQVFFASAERLAEAIDFKEVVDKVVIDLSAAHFWDISAVGILDKAILKLRREGTEVEITGLNESSATLVSRYAVYDKAGVNAGSQVH from the coding sequence ATGTATCTCTTCCACACATTCAACCGCGAATGGCTGGCCAACCCCCGAGCCGACATTCTGGCGGGCATACTCGTTGCCTTGGCCTTGATCCCCGAAGCTATCGGCTTTTCCATCATCGCCGGCGTGGATCCCCGCGTCGGGCTGTATGCGTCCTTTTCCATTGCGGTGATTATCTCGCTAGTGGGTGGGCGGCCGGGAATGATCTCGGCGGCCACCGCCGCCGTTGCAGTCGTTGTCGTGCCGCTGGTGCGCGACCATGGCGTCGATTACCTTTTCGCCGCCACCGCCCTGATGGGCGTCCTCCAGATTGCGGCAGGCTTTCTGCGGCTGGACCTGCTTATGCAATATGTGTCCAGATCGGTGGTCACAGGCTTTGTGAATGCGTTGGCCATACTGATATTTGCCGCGCAGCTGCCACAACTGATGGGCGTCACGTGGGTTACCTATGCCATGGTTGCAGCCGCCCTGGCGATTATTTACCTGCTGCCGCGATTCACTCGAGTCATACCGTCGCCACTGATCGCGATCGTGATCCTGACCATCGTATCGATCTATGGCGGCCTGGACGTCAACACTGTGGGCGACATGGGCGAACTGCCTTCGACCTTGCCTTCCTTTTTGTTGCCCAACATCCCGCTGACGTGGGAAACGCTGCAGATCATCTTTCCTTATTCGCTGACCATGGCGGCCGTTGGACTGCTCGAATCCATGATGACCGCGCAGATTGTCGATGACCTGACCGACACGCCCAGCGATAAGCGCCGGGAATGCAAAGGCCAGGGCATAGCGAACTTCGTGACGGCATTCTTTGGTGGCATGGGCGGTTGCGCCATGATCGGCCAATCGGTGATCAACGTTAAGTCAGGCGGTTCGACGCGGCTCTCCACTTTTGTGGCGGGCGCATTTCTGCTTTTCCTGATTGTCGTGCTTGGCCCCTTGGTGGCGCAGATTCCCATGCCGGCGCTGGTCGCCGTGATGATTATGGTGTCAATCGGCACCTTCAGTTGGAGCTCCGTAAAAAATCTGCGGTCTTATCCCTGGCAGTCGTCCGTGGTGATGATCGTGACAGTGGTCGTGGTCGTTTGGACCCATGACCTCGCGCGGGGCGTTCTGGCTGGCGTCATCCTCAGTGGCCTGTTCTTCGCCGGCAAGGTCAAGCAACTGTTCACCGTCCACACCAGCCTGTCTTCGGACGGCAAGATACGCACATACTTTTACGTGGGCCAGGTGTTCTTTGCATCCGCCGAGCGGCTGGCCGAGGCCATAGACTTCAAGGAAGTCGTCGATAAGGTCGTGATAGACCTGAGCGCAGCTCACTTCTGGGATATATCGGCCGTCGGCATACTGGACAAGGCCATCCTGAAGTTGCGTCGGGAAGGCACTGAGGTAGAGATCACCGGCCTGAATGAAAGTAGCGCGACACTCGTCAGCCGCTACGCCGTCTACGATAAGGCCGGTGTCAACGCTGGCTCTCAGGTGCATTAG
- a CDS encoding universal stress protein yields MPKILACLDTSAYAESVCDVAAWAAARLAYPVELLHVVQRKSAVAMRNDFSGAIGLGVKSSLLQELTEIEEAEAKLAVESGRALLSAATDRLRSAGLTDIAVTHRHGGIVETIIEREADCAVVVMGKRGASREFASAHMGSKIERVLRASSKPTLIAPLKLRPIKNAIIAFDGGASAKRALDLVLTSPLFAGMAPHVIMAGTDNEENRAVLEAVRQRFADAGTRAETVLLSGVAETAISDYMDAHAESVLVMGAYGHSPLRNMIVGSTTTSVIRMISVPILLVR; encoded by the coding sequence ATGCCGAAAATACTCGCTTGCCTTGATACGTCCGCCTATGCCGAAAGTGTTTGCGATGTAGCCGCGTGGGCAGCAGCAAGACTGGCGTACCCCGTCGAACTTTTGCATGTCGTCCAACGCAAGAGTGCCGTTGCCATGCGCAACGACTTTAGCGGTGCTATCGGGTTGGGCGTCAAGAGCAGCCTCTTGCAAGAGCTTACCGAAATCGAAGAGGCGGAAGCCAAGCTGGCTGTGGAAAGCGGCCGCGCACTCTTATCTGCCGCAACAGATCGCTTGCGCTCGGCAGGCCTTACCGACATTGCCGTGACGCATCGCCATGGCGGTATTGTTGAAACCATCATCGAGCGTGAAGCCGATTGTGCGGTTGTCGTCATGGGCAAACGAGGTGCATCGCGCGAGTTCGCCTCCGCCCATATGGGTTCGAAGATCGAGCGCGTTCTGCGAGCCAGCTCGAAACCGACCCTGATCGCACCACTGAAGCTGCGGCCAATCAAGAATGCGATTATTGCCTTCGATGGCGGCGCATCGGCAAAGCGCGCCCTGGACCTGGTCCTGACGTCGCCGCTATTTGCCGGCATGGCGCCACATGTCATCATGGCAGGTACCGACAACGAAGAGAATCGTGCCGTACTCGAGGCAGTGCGCCAACGATTTGCCGACGCGGGAACTCGTGCCGAGACGGTTCTGCTTTCTGGAGTGGCGGAGACGGCAATATCGGACTACATGGACGCCCATGCCGAAAGCGTGCTTGTCATGGGCGCCTATGGACACTCGCCGCTACGCAATATGATCGTCGGCAGCACGACAACGTCGGTTATCCGAATGATATCAGTGCCGATACTGCTTGTTCGCTAG
- the fabG gene encoding 3-oxoacyl-ACP reductase FabG produces the protein MKLQGKVAVVTGAGQGIGEATALKFAREGATVVVCDLNAVAVERTVAACEAQGGPAIGFALSVTDRPALDGMVAQVVERFGRLDILVNNAGITRDARLEKMSTDEFDSVIDINLKGVFNAAQSVIGFMIAQGSGVILNASSVVGIYGNFGQTNYAAAKFGVIGFTKTWARELGPKGIRVNAVAPGFIETSMLSSVPDTVLTKMREQVPLKRLGRPMEIANIYAFLASDEASYVNGAVIEASGGLSL, from the coding sequence ATGAAGCTACAAGGAAAAGTCGCGGTTGTTACCGGCGCAGGCCAAGGCATTGGAGAGGCGACGGCACTGAAATTTGCTCGCGAAGGCGCAACGGTTGTCGTATGCGACCTGAATGCCGTAGCGGTAGAACGTACAGTAGCCGCATGTGAAGCCCAAGGCGGTCCAGCGATCGGTTTCGCGCTCAGTGTTACCGATCGGCCCGCGCTTGATGGGATGGTTGCCCAAGTGGTGGAGCGCTTTGGGCGCCTTGACATTCTGGTGAATAACGCCGGCATTACGCGGGACGCGCGGCTCGAGAAAATGAGCACTGACGAGTTCGATTCCGTTATAGACATCAATCTGAAGGGGGTGTTCAACGCCGCGCAGTCGGTTATCGGCTTCATGATTGCGCAAGGCAGCGGCGTTATTCTGAATGCGAGCTCCGTCGTAGGCATCTACGGCAACTTCGGGCAAACCAATTATGCGGCCGCGAAGTTCGGCGTGATCGGTTTCACGAAAACCTGGGCTCGCGAGCTGGGCCCCAAGGGCATCCGGGTGAACGCCGTAGCGCCTGGCTTCATCGAGACCTCCATGTTGTCCAGCGTGCCAGACACCGTGCTGACCAAGATGCGCGAGCAAGTACCCCTGAAAAGGCTGGGCAGGCCCATGGAGATCGCCAATATTTACGCCTTCCTGGCCAGTGACGAGGCCAGCTATGTCAATGGAGCAGTCATCGAGGCAAGTGGCGGTTTAAGCCTGTAA
- a CDS encoding NADP-dependent oxidoreductase, which translates to MNPLNNEVIRVVSRPEAIPTAANFRKDTQAVPAVEAGQILVRNEWLSVEPAMRGWLADANNYSSVGIGEVMRSLCVGTVVASQAEGYTEGDRLMGWFGWQQYAVVQPSAVVQKITATDIPPSLYLGVLGINGVTAATALHTIGAPKRGETVVVSTAAGGVGSCVGQLAKALGCRTVGLTSTPEKVRACYEQFGYDHVINYKTDDIAGALQDACPDGVDVYFDNTAGLISDAVMPQLAIGARVIVCGTASISKWDPVPMGPRVERFLLTRRARMQGFILFDHMDTYATYVNQLEALIRAGKLTYREHISDGLDSAMHAIEELYRGENLGKRLIRL; encoded by the coding sequence ATGAACCCCTTAAACAACGAAGTCATCCGCGTAGTATCGCGACCCGAAGCCATTCCGACGGCGGCAAATTTTCGCAAAGACACCCAGGCCGTCCCGGCCGTGGAGGCTGGCCAGATCCTGGTACGAAACGAGTGGCTGTCGGTCGAGCCCGCCATGCGCGGATGGCTGGCTGACGCCAACAATTACTCCAGCGTTGGCATAGGCGAAGTGATGCGGTCCTTGTGCGTAGGCACCGTCGTCGCATCGCAAGCCGAAGGCTATACGGAGGGCGATCGCTTGATGGGCTGGTTCGGGTGGCAGCAATACGCTGTGGTGCAGCCATCTGCAGTCGTACAGAAGATCACCGCCACGGATATCCCGCCGTCTTTATACCTGGGGGTGCTGGGTATCAATGGCGTTACCGCCGCGACAGCGTTGCACACCATAGGCGCACCCAAGCGAGGCGAAACCGTTGTCGTTTCCACAGCCGCCGGGGGCGTGGGCTCTTGCGTGGGCCAGCTTGCGAAAGCTTTAGGCTGCCGAACGGTAGGCCTGACCAGCACGCCTGAAAAAGTCCGGGCCTGTTATGAGCAGTTCGGTTATGACCATGTCATCAACTACAAGACGGACGACATAGCCGGCGCCTTGCAAGACGCCTGCCCTGATGGTGTCGATGTCTACTTCGACAACACCGCCGGGCTGATTTCAGACGCGGTTATGCCGCAGTTGGCGATCGGCGCGCGGGTGATCGTGTGCGGCACCGCCTCCATCTCCAAGTGGGATCCCGTCCCCATGGGACCGCGGGTCGAACGATTTCTATTGACGCGTCGCGCCCGCATGCAGGGCTTCATTCTTTTCGATCACATGGACACTTATGCCACGTACGTCAATCAGCTTGAAGCGCTGATTCGCGCCGGTAAGCTGACGTATCGTGAACACATTAGCGATGGCCTGGACAGCGCCATGCATGCAATCGAAGAACTGTACCGTGGCGAAAACCTCGGCAAGCGACTGATCCGCTTGTAG
- a CDS encoding ABC transporter substrate-binding protein, with translation MRLTKLIALVGATVLSLSAAVAHADQLEDIKKKGELVVGVLGTDEPATFIDPKTRQFIGYEVDLANAIADKIGVKPVFKQVAVAARIPELQQGHVDIIAAGLTHNKEREALVDFSLTTFVTGQKVLVRKDSGVANLADLSGKKVVTLRGGTQEPNVRKAVPDVDVVTFDTSQQAFQALQQGKGAGYVDDEAALMRVYAKLGPAQKDFVVLKENLSKEPLALGLRKGEVALKKVVDDTLRELEASGEAEKIFFKWYGPDTKSQFTSRDFKFETDKID, from the coding sequence ATGCGTTTAACAAAACTGATCGCTCTAGTGGGCGCGACGGTCTTGAGTCTTTCGGCGGCGGTCGCTCATGCCGACCAACTAGAGGATATCAAGAAGAAAGGTGAGTTGGTTGTGGGTGTTCTGGGTACTGACGAGCCGGCCACTTTTATTGATCCCAAAACGCGCCAGTTCATCGGCTACGAAGTCGACTTGGCAAACGCCATCGCCGACAAGATAGGCGTGAAGCCGGTATTCAAGCAGGTGGCGGTTGCCGCCCGCATTCCCGAGCTTCAACAAGGCCATGTCGATATTATTGCTGCCGGCCTGACCCACAATAAAGAGCGCGAGGCGCTGGTGGATTTCTCCTTGACGACTTTCGTCACAGGGCAGAAAGTACTGGTACGCAAAGATAGTGGCGTCGCAAACCTGGCGGACCTGTCGGGCAAGAAGGTCGTGACTTTGCGCGGCGGTACGCAAGAGCCTAACGTACGTAAAGCGGTGCCTGACGTCGATGTGGTCACTTTTGATACCAGCCAGCAAGCCTTCCAGGCCCTGCAGCAAGGCAAGGGTGCGGGCTATGTTGACGATGAAGCTGCCCTGATGCGCGTGTATGCCAAGCTTGGCCCGGCACAGAAAGACTTCGTGGTCCTGAAGGAAAACCTCAGCAAAGAGCCGCTGGCCTTGGGCTTGCGTAAAGGTGAGGTCGCGCTGAAGAAAGTCGTGGACGACACGCTGCGCGAGCTGGAAGCTTCCGGCGAAGCCGAGAAGATTTTCTTCAAATGGTACGGCCCAGACACCAAATCCCAGTTCACATCGCGCGACTTCAAGTTCGAAACGGATAAAATCGACTAG
- the hmgA gene encoding homogentisate 1,2-dioxygenase: MQHKEEALTYLSGFGNELESEMIPGALPVGRNSPQQAPFGLYVEQLSGSPFVTPRHLSRRSWLYKQMPTASHGAFVMIDAEDFLSESATVAEGNRIRLQRQPDELVPAAFPFGVVTLTITGSCAGRSGGAVHAYAISEDADAPAFSNADAEMLWIPTTSKLRCHTEFGVLEIVPGEIALIPRGVKLLAQPEKGGEARGYLIENYGQPFQLPDLGPIGANGLAAARDFLHPVAQVHDRRGPMRWVNKFAGSFWATDLAFTPLDVVAWRGNYLPCKYDLSRFMVVNTVSFDHADPSIFTVLTSAGGPAGAPNLEIAIFPPRWQVAEDTFRPPWFHRNTMSEAMGLVVGKYEVRSDGFQPGGLAIHNCMMGHGPDASSWVAASTRKLEPEYLLGTMAFVLESALPFVATTKALESTARQNDYHSAWQGFQRVTLPEKA, from the coding sequence TTGCAGCATAAAGAAGAGGCCCTCACTTACCTTAGTGGCTTCGGCAATGAACTTGAATCAGAGATGATTCCGGGAGCATTGCCGGTAGGGCGAAATTCCCCACAACAAGCGCCTTTTGGCCTGTATGTCGAGCAGTTATCGGGATCGCCTTTTGTAACGCCCCGGCACCTTAGCCGGAGATCATGGCTCTATAAACAGATGCCCACGGCAAGCCATGGTGCGTTTGTGATGATTGATGCTGAAGATTTTCTGTCGGAGAGCGCGACGGTGGCGGAGGGCAACAGGATTCGCTTACAACGGCAGCCCGACGAGCTGGTGCCCGCTGCGTTTCCCTTCGGTGTCGTTACTCTAACGATCACAGGATCGTGCGCCGGACGGAGCGGGGGCGCTGTGCACGCGTATGCGATTTCAGAGGATGCCGATGCGCCAGCGTTTTCGAACGCCGATGCGGAAATGTTGTGGATCCCAACTACCTCCAAATTGCGCTGTCACACCGAATTTGGAGTTCTGGAGATCGTTCCGGGTGAGATCGCGCTTATCCCCAGAGGCGTGAAGCTTCTTGCCCAGCCCGAGAAAGGGGGCGAAGCCAGAGGGTATTTGATTGAAAACTATGGGCAACCGTTTCAACTGCCTGACCTTGGCCCAATAGGGGCGAACGGTCTGGCGGCAGCCCGTGACTTTCTTCATCCGGTCGCTCAAGTACATGACCGCCGAGGTCCCATGCGCTGGGTGAACAAGTTCGCCGGCTCGTTTTGGGCAACGGACCTGGCTTTTACGCCGTTGGACGTGGTGGCATGGCGAGGAAACTACCTACCTTGCAAGTACGATTTAAGCAGGTTCATGGTCGTTAACACAGTTAGTTTCGACCATGCTGACCCCTCTATTTTTACAGTGCTCACATCGGCAGGTGGCCCGGCGGGCGCGCCGAACCTCGAGATCGCCATTTTTCCACCGCGCTGGCAAGTTGCCGAAGACACTTTCAGACCACCCTGGTTCCACCGGAATACGATGAGCGAAGCAATGGGTCTGGTAGTTGGCAAGTATGAGGTGCGCTCAGATGGATTCCAGCCAGGTGGACTCGCCATTCATAACTGCATGATGGGCCATGGGCCTGATGCATCCTCTTGGGTAGCAGCGTCCACTCGCAAGCTTGAGCCTGAGTATTTGTTAGGGACGATGGCATTTGTCCTTGAATCTGCGCTGCCTTTTGTGGCTACGACTAAAGCATTGGAAAGTACCGCGCGTCAGAACGATTATCACAGCGCGTGGCAAGGATTCCAGCGCGTTACTCTCCCGGAGAAAGCATGA
- the fahA gene encoding fumarylacetoacetase: MSTVVQQLDHTHNPTARSWVISANAGSDFPIQNLPLCRFEEAGESRVGCGIGDRILDLTAVAIAVELPESLRDALQYVAGGQMRPLMMAGSYAAKALRHALFAALSEDASDALQKQLKPYLRAQVDTALVLPVKPYNFSDFYSSIHHAARIGALVRPDAPILPNYHWLPVAYHGRTSSILASGTSFHRPRGQVKTLSGGPEYVSCRRLDYEAELAIYSGAQNALGEPIPIGSALNHVFGIGLLNDWSARDIQFWEYAPLGPFLGKSFATHLGDWVVTADALAPYWTSPPWSEDGERKLLPHLDDADMRSKGGLQVRVDVLIRTAKMRAEGIDAYKISTSNFKENYWTIAQLVAHQTSNGTNLEAGDVLGSGTLSGPTDDSRACLMEFTNGGTVGFDLPTGEKRTFVEDGDEIVMTGWCDAPGFPRIGLGEVTAIVLPAR, translated from the coding sequence ATGAGCACCGTTGTACAGCAACTCGATCACACACATAACCCAACAGCCAGAAGTTGGGTGATATCCGCCAACGCCGGGTCCGATTTTCCGATTCAGAACTTGCCCTTGTGCCGTTTTGAAGAAGCCGGAGAGTCCAGGGTTGGATGCGGGATTGGTGATCGCATTCTCGATTTGACGGCTGTTGCCATAGCCGTCGAACTACCGGAATCACTGCGCGACGCGCTACAGTATGTAGCTGGCGGGCAGATGCGCCCCCTTATGATGGCAGGTTCGTACGCGGCCAAGGCCTTGCGCCATGCGCTATTTGCTGCATTGTCCGAGGACGCCAGCGATGCGCTGCAGAAGCAGCTTAAGCCCTATCTCCGTGCGCAGGTGGATACGGCTTTGGTTCTACCCGTCAAGCCGTACAACTTCAGCGATTTCTATTCATCTATTCACCATGCCGCACGTATCGGCGCCCTGGTTCGGCCCGACGCACCGATTCTCCCGAACTACCATTGGCTGCCGGTCGCCTATCATGGCCGCACATCGTCGATTCTTGCGTCAGGAACGTCGTTCCACCGACCGCGTGGCCAGGTCAAAACTCTGTCCGGCGGGCCGGAATATGTATCGTGCAGACGCCTCGACTATGAAGCTGAACTAGCTATCTACAGCGGCGCCCAAAATGCTTTGGGTGAGCCCATCCCCATTGGTTCTGCGTTGAACCATGTGTTTGGCATCGGACTGCTTAATGACTGGTCCGCGCGGGATATCCAGTTCTGGGAATATGCTCCGCTTGGACCCTTTTTGGGTAAGAGCTTTGCGACTCACTTAGGCGACTGGGTCGTAACAGCCGACGCATTAGCTCCGTATTGGACATCGCCGCCATGGAGCGAGGACGGTGAGCGCAAGCTGTTACCGCATCTGGACGATGCGGATATGCGCTCCAAAGGCGGACTGCAGGTTCGAGTCGACGTACTCATTCGTACAGCTAAGATGCGGGCGGAAGGGATCGATGCTTACAAGATCTCGACAAGTAATTTTAAAGAGAACTACTGGACGATTGCCCAGCTTGTAGCCCACCAGACTTCAAATGGAACAAACCTCGAGGCAGGTGATGTGTTGGGTTCGGGAACGTTGTCAGGTCCTACGGATGATTCGCGCGCATGTCTGATGGAGTTCACCAACGGTGGAACGGTTGGGTTTGATTTGCCCACCGGGGAAAAGCGGACTTTTGTCGAGGACGGCGACGAGATTGTCATGACTGGTTGGTGTGATGCCCCAGGTTTTCCTCGGATAGGACTCGGCGAAGTTACGGCAATAGTGTTGCCTGCTAGATAA
- a CDS encoding quinone oxidoreductase family protein, protein MKALISAAAGVEVADVAQPTPGPQEILVKVKAIGMNRIDLVALRDPKDQIIGMEWAGEVAEVGSQVEEFKVGDRVMCTGSGGYAQFAVADAHRCCRVPNGMAWETASSLLLGLQTMHDALVTQGGLRTGSTVLIQGATSCMGLIGMQLAKALGASCVMGTSRSSIHLSTLHAYGCDVPVDTSEAGWPEAVLEATKGEGASIIVDLVSGEATNQCMAAAAIGGRIVNVGRLGGAQAEFDFNLHALRRLSYMGVTFRTRSRDEIRVLNASMRQDVQGLLSSISVPVAACFGFDKAADALTFLSSSRQLGKVVLIP, encoded by the coding sequence ATGAAAGCATTAATCAGTGCTGCGGCTGGCGTGGAGGTTGCGGACGTTGCTCAGCCTACGCCGGGACCACAAGAGATTCTTGTCAAGGTGAAGGCGATTGGAATGAATCGCATCGATCTCGTGGCTCTGCGTGATCCAAAAGACCAAATCATCGGAATGGAGTGGGCCGGCGAAGTAGCGGAGGTGGGCTCACAGGTCGAAGAGTTTAAAGTGGGCGATCGAGTGATGTGTACCGGCAGTGGCGGCTATGCGCAGTTTGCGGTCGCAGATGCACACCGATGCTGTAGGGTGCCTAACGGGATGGCATGGGAGACTGCGTCGTCCTTGCTCTTAGGCCTGCAAACGATGCATGACGCTCTAGTAACCCAGGGTGGCTTGCGGACCGGCAGTACCGTCCTGATACAGGGCGCCACATCTTGCATGGGCCTGATAGGAATGCAGTTGGCCAAGGCACTCGGAGCGTCGTGCGTGATGGGCACGTCAAGAAGCTCCATACATTTGTCAACACTGCACGCATACGGTTGCGACGTTCCAGTCGACACTTCGGAGGCCGGATGGCCCGAGGCGGTGCTGGAGGCGACCAAGGGAGAAGGGGCTTCGATCATTGTGGATTTAGTCTCCGGGGAAGCCACAAACCAGTGCATGGCCGCGGCTGCTATCGGCGGCAGGATTGTAAATGTTGGACGATTGGGCGGAGCACAAGCGGAGTTCGACTTCAACTTACATGCTCTGCGTCGGCTCTCCTATATGGGTGTAACGTTTAGAACACGCAGTCGCGATGAAATCCGTGTGCTGAATGCAAGTATGAGGCAGGACGTTCAGGGGCTGTTGTCCTCCATCAGTGTTCCAGTAGCTGCCTGTTTTGGCTTTGACAAGGCAGCAGACGCTTTAACATTCTTGTCTAGTTCTCGGCAGTTGGGTAAGGTGGTATTGATTCCATAA
- a CDS encoding AAA family ATPase: MYIENVSALFILGHAGTGKTFLTNHFVASQRKSGHSWCVLDKDVVSEVWSGALLSAHGHDPNDRDSPFFKEAIRDLGYQGTLRIGRDQLELGTNVVFPAPWSRELASGALFSAAALNLPEHTRLGHVWLDLPIDVRKARIISRGDPRDQWKLDHWDDYVRGLKRPAAVSDGRVPVLDASLPIDEQITFLNNLAQGAS, encoded by the coding sequence GTGTATATAGAAAATGTCTCCGCGCTTTTCATCCTGGGCCACGCCGGCACAGGCAAAACCTTCCTGACCAATCACTTCGTGGCCAGCCAGCGCAAGTCCGGCCATAGCTGGTGCGTGCTGGACAAGGATGTCGTCAGCGAAGTGTGGTCAGGCGCGCTGCTGTCTGCCCACGGCCATGACCCCAATGACCGCGACAGCCCCTTCTTCAAGGAAGCCATACGCGACCTAGGTTACCAAGGCACCTTACGCATAGGTAGAGATCAACTCGAACTGGGCACCAACGTGGTTTTCCCCGCACCCTGGAGCCGGGAATTGGCCTCGGGCGCCCTGTTTTCGGCCGCAGCACTGAATCTGCCCGAGCATACGCGGCTGGGGCACGTCTGGCTGGACCTGCCCATCGATGTGCGCAAGGCCCGCATCATCAGCCGCGGCGACCCCCGCGATCAATGGAAGCTGGATCACTGGGACGATTACGTTCGAGGACTGAAGCGCCCGGCGGCGGTGTCGGATGGCCGCGTGCCCGTTCTGGATGCCAGCCTACCGATAGACGAACAGATCACGTTCTTGAACAATCTGGCGCAGGGCGCCAGCTAG